The following coding sequences lie in one Glycine soja cultivar W05 chromosome 16, ASM419377v2, whole genome shotgun sequence genomic window:
- the LOC114390450 gene encoding sucrose transport protein SUC8-like, with protein sequence MEEPQPGPSPLCKMILVSSMAAGIQFGWALQLSLLTPYVQTLGVPHAWASFIWLCGPISGLLVQPIVGYSSDRCQSRFGRRRPFILAGSLAVAIAVFLIGYAADIGHAAGDDLTQKTRPRAVAIFVIGFWILDVANNMLQGPCRAFLGDLAAGDEKKTKAANAFFSFFMAVGNILGYAAGSYDGLHRLFPFTETEACNVFCANLKSCFFFAIVLLVVLTTLVLITVKETPYTPKAEKETEDAEKTHFSCFCGELCLAFKGLKRPMWMLMLVTAVNWIAWFPYFLFDTDWMGREVYGGDVGQKAYDSGVHAGSLGLMLNAMVLAVMSLAIEPLGRVVGGIKWLWGIVNILLAICLGMTVLITKIAEHERLLNPALVGNPSLGIKVGSMVFFSVLGIPLAITFSVPFALASIYSSTSGAGQGLSLGVLNIAIVVPQMIVSTISGPWDALFGGGNLPAFVLGAVAAVVSAILAVLLLPTPKKADEARASSLNVGGFH encoded by the exons ATGGAGGAGCCACAACCAGGACCCAGCCCGTTATGCAAAATGATTTTGGTGTCATCAATGGCGGCCGGTATCCAATTCGGGTGGGCCCTACAACTCTCCCTTCTCACCCCATACGTTCAAACCCTAGGCGTCCCGCACGCTTGGGCCTCATTTATTTGGCTATGTGGCCCGATATCTGGGCTGCTGGTGCAGCCCATTGTGGGCTACAGCAGCGACCGATGCCAATCCCGTTTCGGCCGCCGCCGTCCCTTTATCCTAGCCGGGTCTTTGGCCGTCGCCATAGCCGTGTTCCTAATTGGTTACGCGGCCGATATAGGACACGCGGCAGGCGACGACCTGACCCAAAAGACCCGGCCACGTGCAGTGGCGATCTTCGTGATCGGGTTTTGGATTCTCGACGTGGCTAACAACATGCTCCAGGGTCCATGCCGTGCCTTCCTGGGCGACCTCGCTGCCGGGGATGAGAAAAAGACAAAGGCAGCCAAtgccttcttctctttcttcatGGCCGTCGGCAACATCCTGGGCTATGCTGCGGGATCCTACGACGGCCTCCACCGCCTCTTCCCCTTCACGGAAACCGAGGCATGCAACGTCTTCTGCGCAAACCTCAAGAGTTGCTTCTTCTTCGCTATCGTCCTCCTGGTGGTCCTCACCACCTTGGTGCTGATTACCGTGAAAGAAACTCCCTACACGCCAAAGGCAGAGAAGGAAACCGAAGATGCAGAGAAGACACACTTCTCGTGCTTCTGCGGAGAACTTTGTCTTGCATTCAAGGGGCTGAAGAGGCCAATGTGGATGTTGATGTTGGTGACCGCCGTGAACTGGATTGCGTGGTTCCCTTACTTCTTGTTCGACACCGATTGGATGGGTCGTGAGGTGTACGGTGGTGACGTGGGGCAGAAGGCGTACGATTCGGGAGTTCATGCAGGTTCTCTAGGGCTAATGTTGAACGCGATGGTCTTGGCTGTGATGTCATTGGCAATTGAACCGTTGGGGCGTGTGGTTGGGGGAATCAAGTGGTTGTGGGGAATCGTTAACATCTTGTTGGCTATATGCTTGGGAATGACCGTTCTCATCACAAAGATCGCTGAGCATGAACGTCTTCTTAACCCTGCTTTGGTTGGGAACCCTTCCCTCGGTATCAAAGTTGGCTCCATGGTTTTCTTCTCTGTCCTTGGAATCCCTCTTGCG ATTACTTTCAGTGTCCCATTTGCTCTAGCATCTATATACTCCAGCACTTCCGGAGCAGGCCAAG gTCTATCTTTGGGTGTCCTTAATATTGCTATTGTCGTTCCACAG ATGATAGTATCAACCATAAGTGGACCTTGGGATGCCTTGTTCGGCGGTGGAAACTTGCCTGCATTCGTGTTGGGTGCGGTGGCCGCCGTCGTGAGTGCAATATTAGCAGTTCTTCTGCTGCCAACTCCAAAGAAAGCTGATGAGGCCAGGGCTTCTAGCCTCAACGTGGGAGGTTTCCATTAG